One segment of Campylobacter hominis ATCC BAA-381 DNA contains the following:
- the hisH gene encoding imidazole glycerol phosphate synthase subunit HisH translates to MVGIIDYGAGNLKSVANALNFVNAKFKILDKADEILNCDKIILPGVGAFGDAMIKLRAKNLDEAIINFIKSGKYFLGICLGMQLLFEKSTEFGEFGGLGILKGEIIKFDKTKFKTDLKIPHVGWNTAHFKKQTPINCGLKEFEYFYFVHSYHIISDESIVLATTNYGYEFISAINYENIFAFQPHPEKSAESGIKIIKNFVEL, encoded by the coding sequence ATGGTAGGAATTATAGATTACGGCGCAGGAAATTTAAAAAGTGTGGCAAATGCTTTAAATTTTGTAAATGCAAAATTTAAAATTTTAGATAAGGCAGATGAAATTTTAAATTGTGATAAAATAATTTTACCTGGTGTCGGTGCTTTTGGCGATGCTATGATAAAACTTCGCGCAAAAAATTTAGATGAAGCCATTATAAATTTTATAAAAAGTGGCAAATATTTTCTTGGAATTTGTCTAGGAATGCAACTTTTATTTGAGAAAAGTACCGAATTCGGCGAGTTTGGTGGACTTGGAATTTTAAAAGGTGAGATTATAAAATTTGATAAAACAAAATTTAAAACGGATCTTAAAATTCCGCATGTAGGCTGGAATACAGCTCATTTTAAAAAGCAGACGCCGATAAATTGCGGATTAAAAGAATTTGAATATTTTTACTTTGTGCATTCTTATCATATCATCAGCGATGAAAGTATCGTTTTAGCGACTACAAATTACGGTTATGAGTTTATTAGCGCGATAAATTATGAAAATATCTTCGCTTTTCAGCCTCACCCTGAAAAAAGTGCCGAAAGCGGTATAAAAATTATTAAAAATTTTGTGGAGTTATAA
- the pglF gene encoding UDP-N-acetylglucosamine 4,6-dehydratase (configuration-retaining) encodes MIFKPTKFKRFTFFLFVDILISILSVYIAFLLRFSGDIPNEFYKGALLSTFVITAFRIFYIWLFRIYMVPWRFFGLYEAKKLFYIHLLTAISFTIIFTFFSYIFNPFPRSVIVIDAAICYLLISGIRISKRMFLDSKKDLTNNEPCLVVGATSKTFQVLKGMRRKYINYYPVGVVDGRAELVGTYCENFVVKSKDKIPKIIKETGVKTAIIALALDPIDLKDLYDELINYGLKDIKIFSLIENEKDKIRDISIEDLLARKPKDLDNKAIEKFIKDKVVMVTGAGGTIGSEICKQCLKFGAKRLIMVDHSEYNLYKIDQETNQDKRNVLKMMNIIHYDEFRAVFEEFHPEVIVHAAAYKHVPMCEYNPFQAIENNILGMKYLTDLAIEFKVKKLVLISTDKAVRPTSIMGTTKRICELYGLNSSTNDTQIVAVRFGNVLGSSGSVIPKFKKQIENNEPLSVTHPDIVRYFMLVSEACQLVLQAASIAKGGELFVLDMGEPVKIVDLANRMLQLAGKPNLGIKFVGLRPGEKLFEELIVDENDKMTEYKSIFVTHSNKYDINKLNEQIKELLKLKTTDEIVNYLTQIVPEFHHNKGGQC; translated from the coding sequence ATGATTTTCAAGCCAACAAAATTTAAAAGATTTACATTTTTTTTATTTGTTGATATTTTAATCAGTATTCTTTCAGTATATATCGCTTTTTTGCTTCGTTTTAGCGGCGATATACCGAATGAATTTTATAAAGGTGCTTTACTTAGCACATTTGTAATTACGGCGTTTCGTATATTTTATATTTGGCTTTTTAGAATTTATATGGTTCCATGGCGATTTTTCGGACTTTATGAAGCTAAAAAGCTCTTTTATATACATTTACTGACAGCAATCAGTTTTACAATTATTTTTACTTTTTTCAGCTATATATTTAATCCTTTTCCACGCAGTGTTATCGTTATAGACGCTGCAATTTGTTATTTGCTTATCAGCGGAATTCGCATTTCAAAAAGAATGTTTTTAGACAGCAAAAAAGATCTTACAAACAACGAACCTTGTTTGGTTGTCGGCGCTACGAGCAAAACTTTTCAAGTTTTAAAAGGAATGAGAAGAAAATATATAAATTACTATCCTGTCGGCGTAGTTGACGGTAGAGCTGAATTGGTAGGCACATATTGTGAAAATTTTGTAGTAAAAAGCAAAGATAAAATTCCAAAAATCATAAAAGAAACAGGCGTAAAAACGGCTATTATAGCTTTGGCGCTTGATCCGATCGATTTAAAAGATTTGTATGATGAGTTAATCAATTACGGTTTAAAAGATATAAAAATTTTTTCACTTATTGAAAATGAAAAAGATAAAATTAGAGATATTTCAATTGAAGATTTACTTGCAAGAAAACCAAAAGATCTGGATAATAAAGCAATTGAAAAATTCATAAAAGACAAAGTTGTAATGGTAACCGGAGCCGGCGGCACAATAGGAAGTGAAATTTGCAAACAATGTCTGAAATTTGGTGCAAAACGCCTTATAATGGTGGATCATAGCGAATATAATCTTTATAAAATCGATCAGGAAACGAATCAGGATAAGCGAAATGTTTTAAAAATGATGAATATTATTCATTATGACGAATTTCGCGCTGTTTTTGAAGAATTTCATCCTGAAGTTATAGTTCATGCAGCTGCTTACAAACATGTACCGATGTGCGAATACAATCCGTTTCAGGCAATAGAAAATAATATTTTAGGTATGAAATATTTGACCGATTTGGCAATTGAGTTTAAAGTTAAAAAACTCGTTTTAATCTCAACAGATAAAGCTGTAAGACCAACCAGCATAATGGGTACAACAAAACGCATTTGTGAGCTTTACGGACTAAACTCATCTACAAATGATACTCAAATTGTAGCAGTTAGATTTGGAAATGTGCTTGGAAGTAGTGGCAGCGTGATTCCAAAATTTAAAAAACAGATTGAAAATAACGAACCTTTAAGCGTAACTCATCCGGATATTGTAAGATATTTTATGCTTGTCAGTGAAGCTTGCCAGCTTGTGCTTCAAGCAGCTTCCATCGCGAAAGGTGGCGAACTTTTTGTGCTTGATATGGGTGAACCGGTTAAAATTGTCGATTTGGCAAATCGTATGCTTCAACTTGCTGGAAAACCTAATTTGGGTATAAAATTCGTAGGACTTCGTCCGGGAGAAAAACTTTTTGAAGAGCTTATTGTTGATGAAAACGACAAAATGACGGAGTATAAATCAATTTTTGTAACGCATTCAAATAAATATGATATAAACAAATTAAACGAACAAATAAAAGAGCTTTTGAAACTGAAAACAACAGATGAAATTGTAAATTATTTAACTCAAATTGTTCCTGAATTTCATCACAATAAAGGCGGTCAATGTTAA
- a CDS encoding glycosyltransferase family 4 protein, with product MARIGFLSHADMSLYFFRAPIMRELKKRGHEVFAIAPKGDYSEILAREFNSITYELDKASVNPLKVLKNSHNLARNLADLHLDMLQTSAHKSNVFGTFAAKKAGIPVVINLVEGLGSFYIDTDLKSKIIKFVLEKLYKKAFKLSNGCIFVNDSNPGYMFSRGLISKEKIFRIKSVGVDLIKFDESKYQKLDFGGKKVVLMMGRALWHKGIREFYKAAEILKERKDCVFVFVGDIFEGNRSSADENFLKNKTVKWLGWRNDVCELYKSADIFVLPSYKEGFPRTVLEAMAMKIPCIVSDCEGSVEAVKDGETGLICKMKNAKDLADKITRLLDDENLAKNLAKNAYERVVKEFDERIIAKKYIEVYGKFIDV from the coding sequence ATGGCACGAATAGGTTTTCTTTCACACGCCGATATGAGCCTCTATTTTTTTCGCGCTCCTATTATGAGAGAGCTTAAAAAACGCGGACACGAAGTGTTTGCAATTGCACCAAAAGGTGATTATAGCGAAATTTTAGCGCGCGAGTTCAATAGCATTACTTATGAACTTGATAAAGCAAGCGTAAATCCTTTAAAAGTGCTTAAAAATTCACACAACTTAGCCCGAAATTTAGCCGACTTACACCTTGATATGCTTCAAACTTCAGCACATAAATCAAACGTTTTCGGCACATTCGCCGCTAAAAAAGCAGGTATTCCTGTAGTAATAAATTTAGTTGAAGGACTTGGAAGTTTTTATATAGATACTGATTTAAAATCTAAAATAATAAAATTTGTTCTTGAAAAACTTTATAAAAAAGCGTTCAAATTAAGCAACGGTTGCATTTTTGTAAATGACAGCAACCCTGGTTATATGTTTTCACGCGGTTTAATTTCGAAAGAAAAAATTTTCCGTATCAAAAGTGTCGGCGTGGATTTAATAAAATTTGATGAGAGTAAATATCAAAAGCTTGATTTCGGCGGTAAAAAAGTTGTTTTAATGATGGGAAGAGCGCTTTGGCATAAAGGAATTAGAGAATTTTACAAAGCTGCTGAAATTTTAAAAGAGCGCAAAGATTGCGTTTTCGTTTTTGTTGGCGATATTTTTGAAGGAAACAGATCGAGTGCCGATGAAAATTTTCTAAAAAATAAAACGGTAAAGTGGCTTGGTTGGCGAAATGATGTCTGCGAACTTTATAAAAGTGCCGATATTTTTGTACTTCCAAGCTATAAAGAGGGATTTCCACGCACGGTTTTAGAGGCAATGGCGATGAAAATTCCTTGCATTGTAAGTGATTGTGAGGGCTCTGTAGAAGCTGTAAAAGACGGAGAAACAGGGCTGATTTGTAAAATGAAAAATGCAAAAGATTTGGCGGATAAAATTACACGCCTTTTAGACGATGAAAATTTGGCGAAAAATTTGGCGAAAAATGCGTATGAACGCGTTGTAAAAGAATTCGACGAACGAATAATTGCTAAAAAATATATTGAAGTTTATGGAAAATTTATAGATGTATAG
- the pglC gene encoding undecaprenyl phosphate N,N'-diacetylbacillosamine 1-phosphate transferase: MYRFFLKRILDFLMALILIILTSPLMLITYFLIKKHISKNAIFTQLRPGLNEKIFKIYKFKTMNDECDENGKLLPDELRLNDYGKKIRALSLDELLQLFNVLKGDMSFIGPRPLLPEYLPLYNDEQKLRHSVRPGITGLAQVNGRNAISWRKKFEFDTFYAKNLSFLLDIKIAFLTVKKVIKKEGVNKDGMATTEKFNGKN; encoded by the coding sequence ATGTATAGGTTTTTTTTAAAAAGAATTTTAGATTTTTTAATGGCTTTGATTTTGATAATTTTAACATCGCCTTTAATGTTGATTACATATTTTTTAATTAAAAAACATATAAGCAAAAACGCGATTTTTACACAACTTCGCCCTGGTTTAAATGAAAAAATTTTTAAAATTTATAAGTTTAAAACAATGAACGATGAATGTGATGAAAATGGAAAACTTTTGCCTGATGAACTTCGCTTGAATGATTACGGTAAGAAAATCAGAGCTCTAAGTCTTGATGAATTGCTGCAACTTTTCAATGTTTTAAAAGGTGATATGAGTTTTATAGGGCCTCGTCCTTTATTGCCGGAATACCTGCCGCTTTATAATGACGAACAAAAACTTCGCCACAGTGTGCGTCCGGGCATTACAGGCTTGGCGCAAGTTAACGGCAGAAACGCTATTTCATGGCGGAAAAAGTTTGAGTTCGACACATTTTACGCAAAAAATTTAAGTTTTTTACTGGATATTAAAATCGCATTTTTAACAGTTAAAAAAGTCATTAAAAAAGAGGGCGTAAATAAAGATGGAATGGCAACTACGGAGAAATTTAATGGCAAAAACTGA
- a CDS encoding PDC sensor domain-containing protein yields the protein MLIKEIQEFQQIRYKARAYMCYLFNRNIPNNLPGVSAELIHSGFEKMVHENMNFEALYILDSNGFQVENNISLIDKNRVGKGENRTNRSYYYRAVREKRCVLTDPYPSKLTNELCVTAGYPIYDDKGELKFVACVDIGLYALLNMISPSSVDSTFGSISKVIYAIFSLALLFVTACLFYIGISKILVSNFEQIDISRIFELTIILTLALAIFDLIKAIFEEEVLGNGSGKDSSGTSKTMIRFIASIIIALAIEALMLVFKFSITKPENIVYAVYLICAVGILIISLSIYLWTLKNGKKW from the coding sequence ATGTTAATCAAAGAAATACAGGAATTTCAACAAATTCGCTACAAAGCAAGAGCTTATATGTGTTATCTCTTTAATAGAAATATTCCGAATAATTTACCTGGAGTCAGTGCTGAGCTGATACATTCAGGATTTGAGAAAATGGTTCATGAAAATATGAATTTTGAAGCGCTTTACATACTTGATTCAAACGGGTTTCAAGTTGAAAACAATATTTCATTGATTGATAAAAATCGCGTCGGAAAAGGTGAAAACCGCACCAATCGCTCTTATTATTACAGGGCGGTGCGCGAAAAACGTTGCGTGCTGACAGATCCGTATCCGTCAAAACTGACAAATGAACTTTGTGTTACTGCCGGTTATCCTATATATGACGATAAAGGAGAACTGAAATTCGTAGCTTGTGTTGATATCGGGCTTTATGCGCTTTTAAATATGATCAGTCCAAGCTCTGTTGACAGCACTTTTGGAAGCATAAGCAAAGTGATTTATGCCATTTTTTCGCTTGCGCTTTTGTTTGTTACTGCTTGCCTGTTTTATATCGGTATAAGCAAGATTTTAGTTTCAAATTTTGAGCAGATTGATATAAGTCGTATTTTTGAGCTTACGATTATTCTTACTCTTGCTCTTGCTATTTTTGATTTGATTAAAGCGATTTTTGAAGAAGAGGTTTTAGGAAACGGGTCTGGTAAAGACAGCAGCGGAACTTCAAAAACGATGATTCGTTTTATAGCTTCAATAATCATAGCTTTGGCTATTGAAGCACTTATGCTTGTTTTTAAATTTTCGATTACAAAGCCTGAAAATATCGTATATGCCGTTTATTTAATTTGCGCTGTCGGAATTTTGATTATATCACTCAGTATTTATCTTTGGACATTGAAAAACGGAAAAAAATGGTAG
- the pglD gene encoding UDP-N-acetylbacillosamine N-acetyltransferase, whose amino-acid sequence MAKTEIYIYGASGHGKVIADIARDNGYERIVFLDDNGNMKFSPCLPKADIIIAIGDNFTREKIQKKVVSAGFNVVNLIHSSAVVSKSAKFGKGIVVMPRAVINADAVIKDGAIINTGAVVEHDCVIGKFSHLSPNAAIAGGVIVGDRVHLGILSAVIQQITIGKNSKIGAGAAVIKDIPADSVAVGVPAKVIHNI is encoded by the coding sequence ATGGCAAAAACTGAAATTTACATTTACGGTGCAAGCGGTCATGGTAAAGTCATAGCGGATATCGCACGCGATAACGGTTATGAAAGAATTGTTTTTTTAGATGATAACGGCAATATGAAATTCAGTCCTTGCTTACCGAAAGCGGATATAATTATAGCAATCGGTGATAATTTTACGCGTGAGAAAATTCAAAAAAAAGTTGTGAGCGCCGGATTTAACGTGGTAAATTTAATTCACAGCTCAGCCGTTGTTTCAAAAAGCGCGAAGTTCGGCAAAGGAATTGTCGTAATGCCGCGTGCCGTAATAAATGCGGACGCCGTAATAAAAGACGGAGCGATTATAAATACAGGTGCAGTTGTTGAACATGATTGCGTTATAGGTAAGTTTTCTCATCTTAGCCCGAACGCAGCGATTGCAGGCGGCGTGATTGTTGGCGATAGAGTGCATTTAGGAATTTTAAGTGCCGTTATTCAACAAATTACAATAGGTAAAAATTCAAAAATCGGAGCGGGCGCTGCAGTCATAAAAGATATACCGGCAGATAGTGTAGCAGTTGGTGTTCCTGCTAAAGTTATTCATAACATTTAG
- the hisA gene encoding 1-(5-phosphoribosyl)-5-[(5-phosphoribosylamino)methylideneamino]imidazole-4-carboxamide isomerase — protein MEILPAIDLKNGFAVRLKKGEMNSAKIYSDKPWELAEKFADLGAKWLHIVDLDGAFAGEAKNAKTIEKIVKSTNLKIEVGGGIRDEERIKFYKNSGVSRFILGSAALKNPEFVKQMAKKYKIAVGIDAKNGFVATEGWAEVSNIKACELAKIYADAGVEAIICTDISKDGMLSGVNVKFSEEIAKSSGIKTIASGGVKDLSDIKALKQSGKIYGVIVGKAYYEGSIDLKEAFLIAK, from the coding sequence ATGGAAATTTTACCGGCTATAGATTTAAAAAACGGATTTGCAGTAAGACTTAAAAAAGGCGAAATGAACTCAGCTAAAATTTACAGTGATAAACCATGGGAATTAGCTGAAAAATTTGCCGATTTGGGTGCTAAATGGCTTCATATCGTTGATCTTGACGGTGCTTTTGCAGGAGAAGCTAAAAATGCAAAAACTATAGAAAAAATTGTAAAATCTACAAACCTTAAAATAGAAGTTGGTGGCGGAATAAGAGATGAGGAACGCATAAAATTTTATAAAAATTCAGGTGTTTCGCGTTTTATTTTGGGATCTGCAGCTTTAAAAAATCCTGAATTTGTAAAACAGATGGCAAAAAAATATAAAATTGCCGTCGGAATCGACGCAAAAAACGGTTTTGTAGCTACTGAAGGCTGGGCGGAAGTTTCTAATATAAAAGCTTGCGAACTTGCAAAAATTTACGCTGATGCCGGAGTGGAAGCGATAATCTGCACCGATATAAGTAAAGACGGAATGCTTAGCGGCGTAAATGTAAAATTCAGTGAAGAAATAGCAAAATCAAGCGGCATAAAGACAATTGCAAGCGGCGGCGTAAAAGATTTAAGCGATATAAAAGCCTTAAAACAAAGCGGTAAAATTTATGGTGTAATCGTCGGAAAAGCTTATTATGAAGGTTCTATTGATCTAAAAGAAGCTTTTTTGATTGCAAAATAA
- the pglE gene encoding UDP-N-acetylbacillosamine transaminase — protein MARVFLSPPNMGGNELKYIKKVFESNYIAPLGEYVNKFENAVKQYCDVKDALALNAGTAALHLALRVFDIKNGDAVMASSFTFMASVNPILYERCEPILIDCDESWNLSPKLLKKAIKQAPKKPKALIVTHLYGQAAKMDEILEICKNENIVVIEDAAEALGGFYKGKSLGSIGNLGALSFNGNKIITTSGGGMLIGNDEKLVEKARFYSTQAREPLLHYEHKDYGYNYRLSNVLGAIGVGQMEVLHKRVERKREIFELYKNLFKDIDVKFMPEIENSKGNRWLTTLVFKEKNAHLKIIDALNKADIESRPLWKPMHLQPIFKNAISVVDGTSENLFERGICLPSGSDMSDETVERVANIIKENL, from the coding sequence ATGGCAAGAGTGTTTTTAAGTCCGCCGAATATGGGCGGTAATGAGCTGAAATATATAAAAAAAGTTTTTGAAAGTAATTATATAGCGCCGCTTGGCGAATATGTCAATAAGTTTGAAAATGCCGTTAAACAGTATTGCGACGTCAAAGATGCGCTTGCGTTAAATGCGGGAACAGCCGCACTCCACCTTGCACTTCGTGTTTTTGATATAAAAAACGGCGATGCGGTTATGGCTTCAAGTTTCACATTTATGGCTTCCGTTAATCCTATTTTATATGAAAGATGTGAGCCGATTTTGATTGATTGCGATGAAAGTTGGAATTTAAGTCCGAAACTTTTAAAAAAAGCTATTAAGCAAGCGCCTAAAAAACCGAAAGCTTTAATTGTTACGCATCTTTACGGACAAGCCGCAAAAATGGACGAAATACTTGAAATTTGCAAAAATGAAAATATTGTAGTCATTGAAGACGCTGCTGAAGCTTTGGGCGGTTTTTATAAAGGAAAATCGCTCGGTTCGATAGGAAATTTAGGTGCTTTGAGTTTTAACGGAAATAAAATAATCACAACAAGCGGTGGCGGAATGCTTATAGGAAATGATGAAAAACTTGTCGAAAAAGCAAGATTTTACAGCACTCAGGCAAGAGAACCTTTACTTCATTACGAACATAAAGACTATGGATATAATTATCGTCTTAGTAATGTTTTAGGAGCTATCGGCGTTGGTCAAATGGAGGTTTTGCATAAGAGAGTGGAACGAAAACGCGAAATTTTCGAGCTTTATAAAAATCTTTTTAAAGATATTGATGTTAAATTTATGCCTGAAATTGAAAATTCAAAAGGAAACAGATGGCTTACAACATTGGTTTTCAAAGAAAAAAATGCGCATTTAAAAATAATTGATGCGCTAAATAAAGCCGATATAGAAAGTCGGCCGCTTTGGAAACCTATGCACTTGCAACCGATTTTCAAAAATGCTATTTCAGTTGTGGACGGCACAAGCGAAAATTTATTTGAACGCGGAATTTGTCTTCCAAGCGGAAGTGATATGAGCGACGAAACAGTTGAAAGAGTCGCTAATATCATAAAGGAAAATTTATGA
- the gatB gene encoding Asp-tRNA(Asn)/Glu-tRNA(Gln) amidotransferase subunit GatB, whose amino-acid sequence MFETIIGLEVHCQLNTKTKIFCSCPTSFGDKANVHVCPTCLALPGALPVLNKEAVKKAIMFGTAVNATINKKSVFDRKNYFYPDLPKAYQISQFTIPIVEHGELFININGENKRIGITRAHLEEDAGKNTHEEGRSLVDLNRAGTPLLEIVSEPDMRSGDEAVAYLKKLHSILRFINISDANMQEGSFRCDVNVSIRPKGDEKLYTRVEIKNLNSFKFVQKAIEYEVARQIDAWEDGKYSELVVQETRLFDTSNFTTRSMRSKEDSAEYRYFPDPDLLTVEISDEMLEEARKIPELPNEKKERYINELGLKKDDAEVIISSYEHAKFFEDLINAGHEPKLCVTWLNVELNGRLKNGLTIEDSPIDSAKMSDLLSRIEDGTISQKAAKEVLDFIMENIEISVDDVIKKLGLKQVSDDATILAVIDAVISKNEQKVAEYRNGKDKLFGFFVGQVMKEGKGAFNPAKVNELLKQKL is encoded by the coding sequence ATGTTTGAAACTATTATCGGTTTGGAAGTTCATTGTCAGTTAAATACTAAAACTAAAATTTTCTGCTCTTGTCCTACGAGTTTCGGTGACAAAGCAAATGTTCACGTTTGTCCTACGTGCTTGGCTTTGCCGGGAGCATTACCGGTTTTAAACAAAGAAGCCGTAAAAAAGGCGATAATGTTTGGAACTGCCGTGAATGCGACAATAAACAAAAAATCTGTTTTTGACAGAAAAAATTATTTTTATCCGGATTTGCCGAAAGCTTATCAAATTTCACAATTTACGATTCCGATTGTTGAACACGGAGAACTTTTTATAAATATAAACGGCGAAAATAAAAGAATCGGTATCACAAGAGCTCACCTTGAAGAAGATGCAGGAAAAAACACACACGAAGAAGGAAGAAGTTTGGTGGATTTAAACCGTGCAGGAACGCCGCTTCTTGAAATTGTAAGCGAGCCTGATATGAGAAGCGGCGATGAAGCTGTTGCGTATCTGAAAAAACTTCACTCTATTTTGAGATTTATAAATATAAGCGATGCAAATATGCAAGAAGGCTCATTTCGCTGCGATGTCAACGTAAGTATTCGTCCAAAAGGTGATGAAAAATTATATACAAGAGTGGAAATCAAAAATCTAAACTCATTTAAATTTGTGCAAAAAGCTATAGAATATGAAGTAGCGCGTCAAATCGATGCTTGGGAAGACGGAAAATATAGCGAACTCGTAGTGCAGGAAACCAGACTTTTTGATACTTCAAATTTTACAACAAGATCTATGAGAAGTAAAGAAGATAGCGCAGAATATCGTTATTTTCCAGATCCTGATTTATTGACCGTTGAAATTTCCGATGAAATGTTGGAAGAAGCAAGAAAAATTCCTGAACTTCCTAATGAGAAAAAAGAGCGGTATATAAATGAGCTCGGTCTTAAAAAAGACGACGCGGAAGTTATTATTTCAAGTTATGAACATGCTAAATTTTTTGAGGATTTGATAAATGCAGGTCATGAACCGAAGCTTTGCGTAACATGGCTGAACGTAGAACTTAACGGAAGACTTAAAAACGGTCTTACAATCGAAGACAGTCCTATAGATAGCGCTAAAATGTCTGATCTTTTAAGCAGAATAGAAGATGGCACGATAAGCCAAAAAGCTGCAAAAGAAGTACTTGATTTTATTATGGAAAACATTGAAATTTCAGTTGATGATGTAATCAAAAAACTCGGATTAAAACAAGTCAGCGATGATGCTACAATTTTAGCTGTAATTGATGCAGTGATTAGTAAAAATGAGCAAAAAGTAGCTGAATATAGAAATGGCAAAGATAAATTATTCGGTTTTTTTGTAGGGCAAGTTATGAAAGAGGGCAAGGGCGCTTTTAATCCTGCTAAAGTAAATGAACTTTTGAAACAAAAATTATGA
- a CDS encoding NAD(P)H-dependent glycerol-3-phosphate dehydrogenase, translating into MMKIAIIGAGKWGSALFHALGSKNECVITSFHKREMNGFVSIEEAFECEVLVFVLAAQHTREFLKANFKNKNQKILVASKGIEAKTGKFLNEIFAEFTDDKNLAFLSGPSFAAEVMQNLPCALVASSTNHDLAKFYASLFPKFIKTYPDDDVIGAEICGAYKNVIAIASGICDGLKLGNNARASLISRGLIEMARFGKFFGAKDQTFLGLSGAGDLFLSASSVLSRNYRVGLGLANGKKLNEILRELGEVAEGVYTAEAIVRISENKEIYTPIASEVFKILGGKCVQESLQDLLKKR; encoded by the coding sequence ATTATGAAAATCGCAATAATTGGCGCAGGAAAATGGGGCAGTGCGCTATTTCACGCTCTTGGCTCAAAAAATGAATGTGTGATAACTTCTTTTCATAAACGTGAAATGAATGGTTTTGTAAGTATTGAAGAGGCATTTGAATGTGAAGTCTTGGTTTTTGTGCTTGCAGCTCAACATACAAGAGAATTTTTAAAAGCAAATTTTAAAAATAAAAATCAAAAAATTTTGGTTGCCTCAAAAGGAATTGAAGCTAAAACGGGCAAATTTTTAAATGAAATTTTCGCCGAATTTACAGATGATAAAAATCTCGCATTTCTTTCAGGTCCTTCTTTTGCGGCGGAAGTTATGCAAAATTTACCTTGCGCTCTTGTAGCAAGCTCAACAAATCATGATTTGGCTAAATTTTACGCTTCACTTTTTCCTAAATTTATTAAAACATATCCTGATGATGATGTAATAGGCGCTGAAATTTGCGGAGCTTACAAAAATGTAATTGCCATTGCAAGCGGAATTTGCGACGGATTAAAACTTGGAAATAATGCAAGAGCAAGCCTTATTTCTCGCGGACTTATAGAAATGGCAAGATTTGGAAAATTTTTTGGCGCGAAAGATCAAACGTTTTTAGGTCTTAGCGGTGCAGGAGATCTTTTTTTAAGCGCTTCCAGTGTGCTTTCAAGAAATTATCGCGTCGGTTTGGGACTTGCAAACGGAAAAAAATTGAATGAAATTTTACGCGAGCTTGGCGAAGTCGCCGAGGGAGTTTATACGGCGGAAGCTATCGTTCGTATCAGCGAAAATAAAGAAATTTACACGCCTATAGCTAGTGAAGTTTTTAAAATTTTAGGCGGAAAATGCGTACAGGAAAGTTTGCAGGATCTTCTTAAAAAAAGATGA